Sequence from the Helianthus annuus cultivar XRQ/B chromosome 13, HanXRQr2.0-SUNRISE, whole genome shotgun sequence genome:
CTTGAGTGAAACTCCCATATCCCCCCGGATGAAATGAGAGCAGACTTCGCTCAATAAGGTACAACTATTCCATACTTCGAGTAAACAGTCTAATTCCATGTCTTATGGGAACGTAGTGTCATAGTTAGTTTCGAAAAGACTAGAATATCCAGCCTATCCAGCTACTCGTGCAACAAAGACTACTGCCGCGCCTGCCACCTCTCTCCCGATGACTGACTCTCCTGAAAAAGCTGTGGACACAGCAACAGACTCTTTCTCATCAACTGACTCGGCGGGGGATTCATTCTCTTACTCATTGCCAACCAGTTCTTCCTCTGCCTTGGCATAAACAGAGCTAACTTTCCTTGAGACTACTTCTGGAACATCCCTATCCTTCGATCGATACTGCCGACATTACTCGTTATGAGGCGAGGATTGGCATCAGATGACTTCACTTGAGACATAACTTCTTCCGATAACTGAACTTCAAGTCTTAGCTACCCGAAATAAAATAGAATAAGGGAAGTTGACTTCGAAACCGTACTTTGAGCTACCTACAGGAGGAAACTTCAAGCTTTCTATGGCACTTATCCCATCCTCAACTCGGTAATCTATCTTTATTGACTTGCCTTCAACAGCCTTAGCCCCAGGTGGTGTAACAGATAATTCAAGTAGACAGCCAAAAACACCGGTTCTATCTCTCAGACTACCTTGAGACTCAACAATGCCTAATTTCGGTACTGAAAGAACTTGGTTCCTGTATTGTTTTTGAGTGAGAGACCATCCTTTAGGCCGTCTAGGCTCCTTGCTATCTCAGTCTCAGTGTTTGAGGAACAAGAGCTCGAACTCGCTCCGCCATTTCCTCTGTctttttcctatcttcaattaaAGAGACCCATACATACAAAGATCTAGGTAGTTTATCTCCTTCTAAGAAGTAAAATACCCTTCCCGTGCTAAGAGCCTTTCGAAACTCTTGAACTGTAAGAGAGACTTCATTTAGGAGCGATCTTTTAATCCAACTAGAAATATCATAAGAGAAGAAATAGAGGTTTAGAAGCATCTTTTCTTTATGCCCAACAACTCCCATGCCTTTCTTGGTCGGACCAAGCCAACTATTTCCGACAAGTCTTTCCTCATTTTTCGAGCAAGAAGCGGAACTACAAGAAAGAATCTAATTTTTATGAAGgaatacattttttttattaagcACACACCGGTTATGAGAGTAGTAAAGGATTATTATGTAACGATTGAAAGAACTGTAACTGACAACGCAATAATTTTTGATTATCACCATTAccataataattattattattataacctgAGTGCTTTTGCTGAGATGCAGACTCGGACTCAGGCACCTAGCCCGCTTGAGCAATTTTCCATTCTCCCATTGATTCCTATGAATATAGGAAACTTGTATTTCTCATTCACAAATTCATCTTTGTTTATGCTGCTAACTCTCAGTTTGGTCCTACTTCTGATTCATTTTGTTACTAAAAAAGGAGGAGGAAACTTAGTACCAAATGCTTGGCAATCCTTGGTAGAGCTTATTTATGATTTCGTGCTGAACCTGGTAAACGAACAAATAGGGGGTCTTTCAGGAAATGTTAAACAAAAGTTTTTCCCTTGCATCTTGGTCACTTTTacttttttgttattttgtaatCTTCAGGGTATGATACCTTATAGCTTCACAGTTACAAGTCATTTTCTCATTACTTTAGGTCTCTCATTTTCTATTTTTATTGGCATTACTATAGTGGGATTTCAAAGAAACGGGCTTCATTTTTTAAGCTTCTTATTACCCGCAGGAGTCCCACTGCCATTAGCACCTTTTTTAGTACTCCTTGAGCTAATTTCTTATTGTTTTCGCGCATTAAGCTTAGGAATACGTTTATTTGCTAATATGATGGCCGGTCATAGTTTAGTAAAGATTTTAAGTGGGTTCGCTTGGACTATGCTATGTATGAATGATCTTTTGTATTTTATAGGGGATCTTGGTCCTTTATTTATAGTTCTTGCATTAACCGGTCTGGAATTAGGTGTAGCTATATTACAAGCTTATGTTTTTACGATCTTAATCTGTATTTACTTGAATGATGCTATAAATCTCCATTAAAgtggttatttatttataattgaaCAAAAGCGAGTCTGAATGGGTATACCTAGTCGTGGAGCATTCCGAGTATTTGCTTTAGGGATCGTTCCTGCGCATCTGCTTCCTTTATAGCAGTTATTGCTCTGGTTCCAGAAGGTATAGCTCTTGCCTCGGCTTCGCCTTGGAAATCGGAGACTGTTCCAATTTCCTACTGAGATAGGCAAGCGGAGGGAGAACTAGACGTATCTTGCTAGGCAAAGACAGGTTAGAATGGATAGCTTCGCTAGGTGCCGCGCAATCTGCTGCTGCTGGGTTGAGGAAAGACTCAACCCATTTCGCCCAGGAAGGATTGATTGCGAAACCTACCAAGAATTCATTTTCATTGCAGGATGGATCATAGGATCAGATGTGATCTCTCGTGTCTCCACCATAATGCCCAGGTTGGAACATGAAATGATATTATTGGCAAAAAAAGAAGGGAACGAAGTAACTCGACCCCGAAGGGGGGAGGGATTCCAGCTAGACTGTAGAAGCCGGTGGTTATGCTGGAAAAGCCTATTCTCGTCACGTTCAACGCGGGTGAACCAGCCAAATTGGAATAAAGAATATGAATAGGAATAGAAAGGTGTACTATCGATCAATGCCCGCTTTAGGTCCTCAAAAAAGTAAAAACTGGTTATACGCCCATCTTGAGAACTTAGGATCCTCtttttgaaaatgtcaaaacgcTTAGCTTAGTTTGTCGACTCTATCTCAACAAAGGAAGAATCGTTCGTTCAAGGCAAAGTCTACTTCGCTTCTTTTTCGTCATGTCAGTAATAAAATGGTATCAAAACCGGGAAAGGAAATTAGTATATTTTTCTTCATGTCACCCTTGTGTATTGGCATGAACAGTGCGTTTTATCGAGATTGTTGGCATCCAAATCTTGTAATCACATCTCCATGGTGAAAGAGAAGGGAACAAGCAACGGACATAGAATAGAGAGGCAAAGAAAGAAGGCAAGCTGAGGTGGAGGGAAGCTAGGATCGACTCGGTCTCTGGAGCTGTAACCATAGTTTGCGAGGGTCCGAAGGAGAAAGTCGTAGCTTGTGTGTTTCTGGAATCTGGATTGGCTTCGTCTTCCGAAGGGACCCTGCCCACGCACGGAAAGCAAGCGCCAGTGGCGGTACGGCCTGAGCTATCTAGGCAAGAGTCGTCCGAGACAGAAACAAGTGGTACTGACTACACGGATGCCACTCGAACTGATGACCCATATAGGGGGAGCACGTCGCATGGGAAGAATCGGCGTTTAATGCGGGCATTGTTGCAAGTAGGCATTATAGTAGTAAATGGACATTACAAGTAGTGGAGAGTACAGAGTACTACTCCAAGCGAGACTCGTCTAAGGGTTCAAAACCTGTGACAGCGGATGCGGACGGTACTGAATGGCGGGTTGATGAGCCAATAGGAAGGCCAGGGGCATACGGATCTTTTTAACCGAAAGAGAGACTGAACCAAGGAAGCAACCATACTGACTGAAGCCAGAAGAAGCGCGGGGACTGACTATCAGACAGAACGGAAGAGAATTGATAGCTCAGGAAAGACTTTATCTCAACTTAGTCCTCAGCTCGTGAATCAGGCTATCCTTTCTGATGCTCCTTATGTTTTTACCAAAAGGTAAAACATTTCCTTCCTTTCTAGGTGTTAGCAGGCTCTCAATCAATGCGGTTCGTCCCATTCCTAAATCAGGTTGACCATCGTACCAGTATTCAGGTTCATTCCTGACTTTCACATGGAAAAGGTTTAGGGTTCAGAGTACCTGATAACCCCGCTAGGACTGGCAAGGGAAGGAGCACCGGCGAGTAGACCAGTGAGAGCCCTCCATCAAAGGTCGATATCTTACCTTTAAAGCGGGTATAAGAATTGGAAGTCGGGATATCCCAATCTTCCAGCTCTCAAGCAGTTCAGAAGATTCATCCCTCATTCAATCCCCTTTGCTCCAGCTTTCATCTACCCCTTTGCTCCAGCTTTCATCTACCCCTATCTTTCTGCTTTCTTCGTCTATGCCTATGCCTCCAGGGATGGATCCAATTTCCTGTCCTTTTTTGGAGAAAGaaccaaatgattcatcttgCTCCCTGTGCAACCTGCCCATTTTTTTAACTGTCTACAGTTGTCAGCCTGCCATTCAATGCAATTCACATGAGCTTAGGAACCAGTCATGAACATTTTCTCTTGGATAAAGAGGGAGCAAGAGTAAGCCTTCTTGATTCCATCAGTTATGCCCGGTAGAGTTCAGATCAGTCCTGGAAAGACTTCCTGGCACTTAGGATTTTCCTGATGACCCAACTGGGATTGTAGCCTGGTCAATTTCTTGCTGCTTCAGATAGTAGGTATGGACCCAGCCacagtcttttctcaaggacccGGAGATGTTTACAAATGCTTGTTCCACAGGTCAAGACACCCCTGCAGAAAGTTGGTATTCAAGAGACGGAAACTATGTCAAGAAGGTGGAACTAGGAATAAGAACAGGGACCCACGTCGAGCCATACTGACGGACGAGCAGCATCAATTGAATCGGCAGACAGAAAGACGAAGACAGAGACGAACTAACATGTAAAGTAGTGGAATGGAAAAGGATGGTAGCCCACCCAGGACAGCACATAGAGTAAGGTTGGCTCTATGCGAGAGAGGAAAACCGCATGGACACTGCTCCTTTTGGATAGATCGTCAAGAATTTACCCATATAGTTCTTATCGCGAGGGTGAAATACAATCCATTACATCTGGATTTCAACTTGAGAACCTCGAGAACCATATAAAGATAGAAGCTATCTAACAATTTGAATAGAATATGAATAGGAACAGCCTTCAGAGAAAAGAGACATAGACAATGTATCCTGAACAGTATGGCAATCTCTTCCTCTTTCGATTGGCAAAGAAGCAACTCCTTGAGCGGCTCTATCAAGGAGCAGAGGCAAGGAAGATTCTCCAGTGGTCATTAATAATGCACTTTGCGGTCCTTATTGGGTGCTGGCGAAGCATAAGAGGAGATTCTTAACGTCAGGAACTACAATCAAGTATACTCTTTCAGTCGAAGTTGGTCTTAATCGTCCGAGCAGAGAGCTCTCACTCAAGTCAAGCAGATCCGGCAGGTAGCAACATGTCTGTGGTATCGGAAGAGCTGCATTCATTAGTATGTTAGTTCATTACTTCCTTAGTCCTAATGAGTTCAGTCGCTGCGCAGTATTTCCCTGCTGGATGTCTGGCCTCTAGATAGGCCTGTAACCGTAGTTAGGAATTCTCCTGTATGAGGTGTTGGTGTAGTCCGCTGTTGCAGCCTTGTTGATCACTTTT
This genomic interval carries:
- the LOC118485427 gene encoding ATP synthase subunit a, which produces MPNNSHAFLGRTKPTISDKSFLIFRARSGTTRKNLIFMKEYIFFIKHTPVMRVVKDYYVTIERTVTDNAIIFDYHHYHNNYYYYNLSAFAEMQTRTQAPSPLEQFSILPLIPMNIGNLYFSFTNSSLFMLLTLSLVLLLIHFVTKKGGGNLVPNAWQSLVELIYDFVLNLVNEQIGGLSGNVKQKFFPCILVTFTFLLFCNLQGMIPYSFTVTSHFLITLGLSFSIFIGITIVGFQRNGLHFLSFLLPAGVPLPLAPFLVLLELISYCFRALSLGIRLFANMMAGHSLVKILSGFAWTMLCMNDLLYFIGDLGPLFIVLALTGLELGVAILQAYVFTILICIYLNDAINLH